A single genomic interval of Leptospira dzoumogneensis harbors:
- a CDS encoding thiamine pyrophosphate-binding protein encodes MKKTGAELIVYALEQIGVKFTFGIPGVHNTELYDQLNISKSITPYLVTHECGAAFMADAISRTSESIGTLVIVPAAGATHALSGIGEAYLDGIPMLIISGGVRTDSGKKFQLHQIDQSGFLKGITKKFFRVETHEEIIPIIFEAYEVATEDEAGPVFIEIPVNIQLFSGKVSYIPKFTPERNVWKINEAALEQACDLLKNSSHPGIFAGWGAREATKELIELAELLGSPVATTLQGLSVFPGDHPLHTGMGFGPYSVPAGEAAFENCDCLLAIGTRFSEIPTGSFSMKVPENLIHIDVNPDVFSKNYPAKSELEGDAKHILGAILEKLKKEGIQKKGSEKMKDLILKKKKEYEEEWEKHSVPDKVNPSIFFRELRKQMKEEDILVVDDGNHTFLAAELFPAIRSKTFISPSDFNSMGYCVPASIGAKIANPDRNIVGIVGDGAFLMTGLELLTASTNSIGVVICVFYDGELSQISQGQQIPYSRKTCTILGELQLEGIAKGTGAAYLSLKANENIESVLQQAFRISGEGRPVIVDIKIDYSKATRFTKGVVQANLGRFPLGEKFRFIGRALWRKLTG; translated from the coding sequence ATGAAAAAGACCGGAGCAGAGTTGATCGTATACGCCTTGGAGCAGATCGGAGTGAAATTTACTTTCGGGATACCCGGCGTTCATAATACGGAATTGTACGACCAATTGAATATATCTAAGAGCATTACCCCTTATCTAGTAACCCATGAATGTGGAGCTGCGTTTATGGCGGATGCAATTAGTCGGACTTCCGAGTCTATCGGAACGCTCGTGATCGTTCCTGCGGCGGGAGCGACTCATGCATTAAGCGGAATTGGAGAGGCATACTTGGATGGAATTCCTATGCTTATTATCTCGGGCGGGGTGAGAACAGATTCCGGAAAAAAATTCCAGTTACATCAAATTGATCAGTCGGGTTTTCTAAAAGGGATCACTAAAAAATTCTTCCGGGTAGAAACTCATGAAGAAATTATCCCGATCATATTCGAGGCCTACGAGGTGGCAACGGAGGACGAGGCAGGGCCGGTTTTTATAGAAATTCCGGTAAACATACAATTATTTTCGGGAAAAGTATCTTATATTCCAAAGTTCACACCTGAAAGGAATGTATGGAAGATAAACGAAGCAGCGTTAGAACAAGCATGTGATCTTTTGAAAAACTCATCTCATCCGGGAATTTTTGCAGGCTGGGGAGCAAGAGAAGCAACGAAAGAATTGATCGAACTTGCGGAACTTCTGGGTTCTCCTGTTGCAACTACCCTGCAAGGATTGAGCGTATTTCCGGGAGACCATCCTCTTCATACCGGGATGGGATTCGGGCCTTATTCCGTTCCTGCAGGAGAAGCCGCTTTTGAAAATTGCGATTGTCTCTTAGCGATCGGTACAAGGTTTTCAGAGATCCCTACCGGAAGTTTCAGTATGAAAGTGCCTGAAAATCTGATCCATATAGATGTGAATCCGGATGTATTCTCTAAGAACTATCCTGCTAAATCCGAGTTAGAAGGAGACGCCAAACATATATTAGGTGCTATCTTAGAAAAATTGAAGAAGGAAGGAATTCAGAAAAAAGGATCCGAGAAAATGAAGGATCTAATTCTGAAAAAGAAAAAAGAATACGAAGAAGAATGGGAAAAACATTCCGTTCCGGATAAAGTGAATCCTTCTATTTTCTTTCGAGAGCTGCGTAAACAAATGAAAGAAGAAGATATCCTAGTTGTGGACGACGGGAATCATACTTTTTTAGCCGCAGAACTATTCCCGGCAATCCGCTCTAAAACATTTATTTCTCCTAGTGATTTTAATTCTATGGGGTATTGTGTACCTGCTTCTATAGGAGCTAAGATCGCAAATCCGGATCGGAATATTGTAGGTATTGTTGGCGACGGTGCATTTTTAATGACCGGGTTAGAGTTACTCACCGCTAGTACGAATTCTATCGGGGTAGTGATTTGTGTGTTTTATGACGGAGAGCTAAGCCAGATCTCTCAAGGCCAACAGATACCTTATTCCCGTAAAACTTGCACCATTCTTGGAGAATTACAATTAGAGGGTATCGCAAAAGGAACGGGTGCTGCTTATCTTTCTCTAAAGGCGAATGAAAACATTGAGTCAGTGCTTCAACAAGCGTTTCGTATCTCGGGAGAAGGAAGACCGGTCATCGTGGATATAAAGATAGATTATTCTAAAGCAACTAGATTTACTAAGGGAGTGGTCCAGGCCAATCTAGGAAGATTTCCTTTAGGGGAAAAATTCAGATTTATCGGCCGTGCTCTTTGGAGAAAATTGACAGGCTAA
- a CDS encoding copper resistance protein CopD translates to MYFIALLFHFFAAAFWVGGMLFFVLIFRPVYKDKELSDVKTLLLLKIALQFRKLSYYVFVILLASGISIAYLKGYFEVYSQFSYWISPHGSIFLVKMLLFLLLLLSSILHDFLIGPTAFKDMEKGIKSDSRSRKYASIFGRINLLISLLIAVLGLAYSRGFTF, encoded by the coding sequence ATGTATTTTATAGCTCTATTATTCCATTTTTTCGCGGCTGCCTTTTGGGTGGGTGGAATGCTTTTTTTTGTGCTGATCTTTCGTCCCGTATACAAGGATAAGGAGCTTTCGGACGTTAAAACCCTGTTATTACTTAAAATCGCGTTACAATTCCGGAAACTTTCTTATTATGTATTTGTAATATTATTGGCATCCGGGATAAGTATCGCCTATTTGAAGGGATACTTTGAGGTTTATTCTCAGTTCTCTTACTGGATATCCCCTCATGGGAGCATTTTTCTCGTAAAAATGCTCCTCTTCCTTCTGCTGCTTCTTAGTTCTATTCTACATGATTTTTTGATAGGTCCAACCGCGTTTAAGGATATGGAAAAGGGGATCAAATCGGATAGTAGGAGTAGGAAATACGCTTCCATTTTCGGAAGGATCAACCTTCTCATCTCTTTATTGATCGCAGTGTTAGGTCTTGCGTATTCTAGGGGTTTTACGTTTTAG
- a CDS encoding Crp/Fnr family transcriptional regulator — MLSIFSAGRKRILKKDEFLFHQGDETDCLHLLIEGKLQIFKYDSSSNEITLNFFNPVSMIAELALINGIPFPASGRFVTDGAVLSLPFKELRERIKTDIPLNHLLIQSLFSKIQALNLSINRGMTMDSLQRVAHFLYYLPESQATLAHSQIASMLALRPETFSRALKQLKDQGIINPERGMIEVLNKEELKKFF, encoded by the coding sequence ATGTTATCGATCTTTTCCGCCGGAAGAAAACGTATCCTAAAAAAAGACGAATTCTTATTTCACCAAGGCGATGAGACCGATTGTTTGCATCTTCTTATAGAGGGTAAACTACAGATATTTAAATATGATTCCAGTTCTAATGAGATCACTCTGAATTTTTTTAATCCGGTTTCGATGATCGCGGAACTTGCACTTATCAACGGGATCCCCTTTCCTGCCTCGGGCAGATTCGTAACGGATGGAGCAGTTCTTTCCCTTCCTTTTAAAGAGCTGCGTGAAAGAATAAAAACGGACATCCCTTTAAATCACCTTTTGATCCAATCCTTGTTCAGTAAGATACAAGCCTTAAATCTTTCCATTAATCGCGGAATGACCATGGATTCCCTGCAAAGAGTCGCTCACTTCTTGTATTATTTACCTGAGAGCCAAGCAACTCTTGCGCATTCTCAGATCGCATCCATGCTCGCATTGAGACCTGAAACTTTTTCAAGAGCACTCAAACAACTTAAGGACCAAGGGATCATAAATCCGGAAAGAGGTATGATAGAAGTTTTGAATAAGGAAGAATTAAAAAAATTTTTCTAA
- a CDS encoding c-type cytochrome produces MKIIKNIIKFGKITPVLLGLIAFSYCGKEKPAEAESSVGSKGIGPVTSVTLGALDEGMAQKGKQNFETKCSACHKFEEKVVGPALKGVTERRTPEWIMNMILNPMEMTQKDPIAQELLAEHLTQMTFQNVQESEAREILEYLRKMDKK; encoded by the coding sequence ATGAAGATAATTAAGAATATCATAAAATTCGGTAAGATCACTCCGGTACTGTTAGGTTTAATCGCTTTCTCTTATTGCGGGAAAGAAAAACCGGCAGAGGCCGAGAGTTCTGTCGGTAGTAAAGGGATAGGGCCCGTCACTTCTGTTACGTTAGGCGCATTAGATGAAGGGATGGCTCAAAAAGGGAAACAGAACTTCGAAACAAAATGTAGTGCCTGTCATAAATTCGAAGAGAAGGTCGTAGGACCTGCACTAAAAGGAGTAACTGAGAGAAGGACTCCTGAGTGGATCATGAACATGATCTTGAATCCTATGGAAATGACACAGAAGGATCCTATCGCTCAAGAACTTCTCGCAGAACATTTGACCCAGATGACTTTCCAAAACGTACAGGAATCTGAGGCCAGAGAGATCCTGGAATATCTTAGAAAAATGGATAAGAAATAA
- the nosZ gene encoding Sec-dependent nitrous-oxide reductase, with product MIFIGLGYGCKGGAATAALASDAAKRVYVAPGEKDEVYAFLSGGFSGQMSVYGIPSARLFKIIPVFSVFPENGYGYDEETKNMLRTTHGYVPWDDSHHIEASMTDGKQDGRWLFLNANNTPRLARIDLKSFETKEIIEIPNSAGNHASPFATENTEYLMAATRFSVPIPQASVPIENFSKGDFKGTVSMVKVDPKSGRLSIELQILVPGFDYDLSHCGKGKSHDWCFFTSYNSEQAYKMIEVGASKNDKDYILAFNWVRAKQCLDQGKASNFGGEYYRNYLPENQPVISEKLSGVKMLQPKDCPGVMYYMPTPKSPHGTDVDPTGEYIVGGGKLATVIPVHSFSKLMDVKDKPEHRSGMIMDIPVLKYESTLAGEVKKPCLGPLHTEFDGKGYAYTSCFVSSEVVKWELGTWEVVQHLPAYYSVGHLSIVGGSSKDPYGKYLIALNKITKDRYLPVGMELPQSAQLYDISGGKAELLSDFPTVGEPHYSQMIPAKLLMDKAAKIYPLEENKHPYAIKNEKDARVVREGNTVRVYMTQIRSHFKPDTIEVRSGDTVFFHVTNLEQDFDIPHGFAVGGAPEMPNLLIMPGQTRTFKWKAPKPGIYPFYCTDFCSALHQEMQQYIRVLP from the coding sequence ATGATCTTCATCGGTTTAGGGTACGGATGTAAGGGTGGGGCGGCGACCGCTGCTCTCGCTTCCGATGCAGCGAAACGTGTGTATGTTGCACCGGGAGAAAAGGACGAAGTTTACGCCTTCCTTTCCGGAGGATTCAGCGGCCAAATGTCCGTCTACGGAATTCCTTCTGCTCGTTTATTCAAGATCATTCCGGTCTTCTCGGTCTTTCCGGAGAACGGTTACGGATATGATGAAGAAACTAAGAACATGCTTAGAACTACTCATGGATATGTTCCTTGGGACGATAGTCACCATATAGAAGCATCCATGACCGATGGAAAACAAGATGGTCGTTGGTTGTTCTTGAATGCAAACAACACTCCTAGACTTGCTCGGATCGATTTGAAGTCTTTTGAAACTAAGGAGATCATCGAGATCCCTAACAGTGCGGGTAACCATGCTTCTCCTTTTGCCACCGAAAACACAGAGTATCTGATGGCGGCGACTAGGTTCTCCGTTCCGATCCCTCAGGCAAGTGTTCCTATAGAAAATTTCTCTAAAGGAGATTTTAAAGGAACAGTTTCTATGGTGAAGGTGGACCCTAAATCCGGAAGACTTTCTATCGAGCTTCAGATCCTTGTTCCAGGTTTTGATTACGATCTATCACACTGCGGAAAAGGAAAATCCCACGATTGGTGCTTCTTTACATCTTATAACTCCGAACAGGCATATAAGATGATAGAAGTAGGAGCTTCTAAGAATGATAAGGACTATATCTTAGCATTCAACTGGGTCCGTGCAAAACAATGTTTGGACCAAGGAAAGGCGTCTAACTTTGGTGGAGAATATTATAGAAATTATCTACCGGAGAACCAACCCGTGATCTCCGAAAAGTTGAGCGGAGTGAAAATGCTCCAACCTAAGGACTGTCCTGGGGTCATGTATTATATGCCTACTCCTAAAAGTCCTCACGGAACGGACGTGGATCCTACGGGAGAATATATCGTAGGAGGAGGAAAACTCGCTACTGTTATTCCGGTCCACTCCTTCTCTAAACTTATGGATGTGAAAGATAAACCGGAACATAGATCCGGAATGATCATGGATATCCCGGTTTTAAAATACGAATCCACTCTTGCCGGAGAAGTTAAAAAACCTTGTTTAGGTCCTTTGCATACGGAGTTTGACGGAAAGGGATATGCTTATACTTCCTGTTTCGTAAGTTCCGAAGTTGTAAAATGGGAATTGGGGACCTGGGAAGTTGTACAACATCTTCCTGCTTATTATAGTGTAGGACACCTTTCAATCGTAGGTGGAAGTTCCAAAGATCCGTACGGAAAATATCTGATCGCATTGAATAAGATCACTAAGGATAGATATCTTCCGGTAGGTATGGAATTACCTCAGAGTGCCCAGCTCTACGATATTTCCGGAGGTAAAGCGGAACTTCTCTCCGATTTCCCTACGGTAGGAGAGCCTCACTATTCTCAAATGATCCCTGCAAAACTTCTTATGGATAAGGCTGCAAAAATCTATCCATTAGAAGAAAATAAACATCCTTATGCGATCAAGAACGAGAAGGATGCGAGAGTTGTTCGTGAAGGAAATACAGTTCGTGTTTATATGACACAGATACGTTCTCACTTTAAACCGGACACTATCGAAGTGAGAAGCGGAGACACCGTATTTTTCCATGTGACTAACTTGGAACAAGACTTCGATATTCCGCACGGTTTTGCAGTGGGTGGGGCGCCTGAGATGCCTAACCTTCTGATCATGCCGGGACAGACCAGGACTTTCAAATGGAAAGCGCCTAAGCCTGGAATATATCCTTTCTACTGCACGGATTTCTGTTCGGCTCTTCACCAAGAAATGCAGCAGTACATTAGGGTGCTTCCTTAA
- a CDS encoding nitrous oxide reductase accessory protein NosL: MFRNRSGFRTIILLLLGSISVFCSKREPILPEFGRELCAHCSMAIVDKRFHVQLLTEKGRRYYFDSIECSHSFEKSARYSSGSVWFADFENPGQMIPEDMAVLIKSSELRSPMGEGLAAFSSMGRAKDFLNTHKGSIWSRNNEKDH, translated from the coding sequence ATGTTTCGAAATAGATCCGGTTTTCGGACTATCATTCTACTCTTGTTAGGTTCGATTTCGGTTTTCTGTTCTAAAAGAGAACCGATCCTTCCTGAATTCGGAAGGGAACTTTGCGCTCATTGTTCTATGGCAATCGTGGATAAACGTTTCCATGTTCAGTTATTAACGGAGAAGGGGAGACGATACTATTTCGATTCCATAGAATGTTCTCATTCTTTTGAAAAATCCGCAAGGTATTCTTCCGGATCAGTATGGTTTGCGGATTTCGAAAATCCGGGTCAAATGATCCCTGAAGATATGGCAGTGCTCATAAAATCTTCGGAGCTACGTTCTCCTATGGGAGAAGGTCTTGCGGCATTCTCCTCTATGGGCCGAGCAAAAGATTTTTTGAATACTCATAAAGGCTCTATCTGGAGTCGAAACAATGAAAAAGATCATTGA
- a CDS encoding nitrous oxide reductase family maturation protein NosD: MKKIIDLHPEDYRTGFRHSRLIAMFSFFFCLTTSDIFSKEIEVCTDQCGFSTIQAAIDSANSGDTIRIGKGIYREGMISISKPLVLEGSTGATLDGKKEKHVLDIRSNHVVIRGLNIIGSGVSDTSEYAGVHAEKIKYCVIENNTFEDNAYAIYLAETEDCAVRRNISTGNAVNEVSGGNGIHLWSSKGTRIEGNELKKHRDGIYLEFSSNLKIEDNISHDNIRYGMHFMFSSDNDFRGNRFENNSAGVAVMYSKNILIENNSFENNWGDSSYGLLLKEISESILTKNSFIHNTVAVFADGCNRNYFTHNELKDNGWGVKILGNSESNQFVQNEFKENVFDISTNTKHSTNSFRENFWDSYDGYDLDLDRFGDIPHKPVHFFGYWVVVYPFLMVLYNSPVVNFLQAIEKAFPIVTPIDLEDPKPKMRSHV, from the coding sequence ATGAAAAAGATCATTGATCTGCATCCTGAAGATTATAGGACCGGCTTTAGACATTCGCGATTGATTGCGATGTTCTCCTTCTTCTTTTGTCTAACTACTTCAGATATTTTTTCCAAAGAAATAGAAGTATGTACGGATCAGTGCGGCTTCTCCACTATTCAAGCTGCGATCGATTCCGCGAATTCCGGGGATACGATCCGGATCGGAAAAGGTATCTATCGAGAAGGTATGATATCGATTTCGAAACCTTTAGTTTTGGAAGGTTCGACCGGTGCTACCCTGGATGGAAAAAAAGAAAAACATGTGTTGGATATTCGATCCAATCATGTCGTAATTCGAGGATTGAACATCATAGGAAGTGGAGTTTCGGATACCTCGGAGTATGCCGGAGTTCATGCAGAAAAAATAAAATACTGCGTAATAGAGAATAATACTTTTGAGGACAATGCGTACGCGATCTATCTGGCAGAAACGGAAGATTGTGCCGTGCGAAGGAATATTTCGACTGGGAATGCGGTAAATGAAGTTTCCGGAGGGAACGGGATCCATCTTTGGTCTTCTAAGGGAACCAGGATAGAAGGGAACGAATTAAAAAAACACAGGGACGGCATCTATCTGGAGTTTTCGAGTAATCTTAAGATAGAGGATAATATTTCACACGATAATATCCGTTATGGAATGCACTTTATGTTCTCTTCGGATAATGATTTTAGGGGGAACAGATTCGAAAATAACTCGGCGGGAGTCGCCGTGATGTATAGTAAAAATATTCTGATCGAAAATAACAGCTTCGAAAATAACTGGGGGGATAGTTCTTACGGACTTTTGTTGAAGGAAATCTCCGAGAGTATTCTTACAAAGAACTCATTCATACATAATACCGTGGCGGTCTTTGCGGACGGATGTAATCGAAATTATTTTACTCATAATGAGCTGAAAGATAACGGATGGGGAGTGAAAATTTTAGGTAATAGTGAATCCAATCAATTCGTACAAAACGAATTCAAAGAGAATGTATTCGATATCAGCACTAATACGAAACACAGCACGAATTCGTTTAGAGAAAATTTTTGGGATAGTTACGACGGTTACGATCTGGATCTGGATAGATTCGGGGACATTCCTCATAAGCCGGTTCATTTTTTCGGATATTGGGTGGTAGTTTATCCTTTTCTAATGGTTCTTTATAATTCCCCGGTTGTGAACTTTTTACAAGCGATTGAAAAGGCTTTTCCGATAGTTACCCCGATCGATTTGGAAGATCCAAAACCTAAGATGAGGAGTCATGTATGA
- a CDS encoding ABC transporter ATP-binding protein, with protein sequence MMRVKDLTVQYGRSLAVKGISFDAEEGHILSLIGPNGSGKSSVLKSIVGLVKPARGHIEFVGKEEERVNSKIGYMPQSPLFPKNVKVSELVDFLKKLESSDPEEFRELFDLLGLKDYENIKFGALSGGTKQKVNILQCFSIRKPVYIVDEPTASLDPYISNLLKEILLRKKKEGALLIFSTHILSEVEEIADRFLLMSEGSLLIDDSPGNFVKNRDRGNLQNTLMEFWNTKYSERI encoded by the coding sequence ATGATGAGGGTAAAAGATTTAACCGTTCAATATGGAAGATCACTTGCCGTTAAAGGGATTTCTTTCGATGCGGAAGAGGGGCATATTCTATCTTTGATCGGCCCAAATGGTTCCGGAAAAAGTTCAGTCCTCAAAAGTATCGTAGGTTTAGTAAAACCTGCCCGGGGGCATATAGAATTTGTGGGAAAGGAAGAAGAGCGGGTTAACTCTAAGATCGGATATATGCCCCAATCCCCTTTATTCCCAAAAAATGTAAAGGTATCCGAACTTGTGGATTTTCTAAAAAAACTGGAATCTTCCGATCCGGAGGAATTCCGGGAATTATTCGATCTACTAGGTTTAAAGGATTATGAAAATATAAAGTTCGGGGCTTTGTCCGGGGGTACAAAACAAAAAGTAAATATTCTACAATGTTTTTCGATACGTAAGCCTGTGTATATAGTGGATGAGCCTACTGCAAGCTTAGATCCTTATATTTCTAATCTTTTAAAGGAAATATTGCTTCGAAAAAAGAAAGAAGGGGCTTTGCTTATTTTTTCCACTCATATCTTAAGTGAAGTGGAGGAGATCGCGGATCGTTTTTTGCTTATGTCGGAAGGTTCTCTATTAATCGATGATTCACCTGGAAATTTCGTAAAAAATAGGGATAGAGGGAATCTTCAGAATACGTTAATGGAATTTTGGAATACCAAGTATTCGGAAAGAATATGA
- a CDS encoding ABC transporter permease produces MKELILFELRENIRSKWMFVFAGFLAISAGALNYFGDESGGRLVVSQMNLVLFVVPLFCITFAGLTFNDSLPFAEVLLSKSLTRSQYFFGKYCGVSLSLFLSFLIGLGISGVPLFFSEPKLAILFSELIFFGTVLILVFVSLGFLLASFFKKGELIVSGALLVWLYFFLLFDSFVFMLSIYLGDYPVEIPALLVILFNPVDLVRILIILQTKASVLLGFSGAFLIRSLGTSMVVLLSILFLTFWVLIPLHISYKRFLVRNF; encoded by the coding sequence ATGAAAGAGCTAATCTTATTCGAACTCAGAGAAAATATCAGAAGCAAATGGATGTTCGTGTTCGCAGGCTTTCTTGCAATTTCTGCAGGAGCGCTTAATTATTTTGGGGACGAAAGCGGGGGAAGATTAGTGGTGAGTCAAATGAATTTGGTATTATTCGTCGTTCCTTTATTTTGCATTACATTTGCCGGATTAACATTTAATGATTCTCTTCCTTTTGCAGAAGTACTTCTCTCTAAATCACTGACCAGATCTCAGTATTTTTTCGGAAAATACTGCGGGGTAAGCCTATCTCTTTTTTTAAGTTTTCTGATCGGGCTCGGAATTTCTGGAGTTCCACTTTTCTTCAGCGAACCTAAACTCGCGATCTTATTCTCCGAGTTGATCTTTTTCGGAACCGTGCTGATCTTAGTATTCGTTTCTTTGGGATTTTTATTAGCTTCCTTCTTTAAAAAAGGGGAATTGATCGTTTCAGGAGCCTTACTCGTTTGGTTATATTTCTTTTTACTTTTTGATTCATTCGTGTTTATGCTGAGTATTTATTTGGGAGATTATCCTGTAGAGATCCCTGCATTACTCGTAATTCTATTTAATCCGGTCGATCTGGTGAGGATTTTGATCATTCTGCAGACTAAGGCTTCCGTACTGCTCGGATTCTCCGGAGCATTTTTGATCAGAAGTTTAGGAACATCGATGGTAGTTCTATTATCTATCTTGTTCCTAACGTTTTGGGTTCTGATACCTTTACACATTTCATATAAAAGATTTTTAGTTCGAAATTTTTAA
- a CDS encoding transporter yields the protein MKYHVFIFSFLIIFSFHNIFSGEIDVPKPVEETDPHAHHRNGSKEQGHHHGSRADQIAPAGLMFPHVHNKGSWVLDFRYMGMQMSGLLNGSRSMGTYETLWFPQFDPSVSMPSGSLLTGGPSIPQTSVNGYRYMSVPKSMLMESYMTSAMYGISDDTMIMFMVPVIKNQMMMETSNFDSSAMKSGGVGDISFSAAHRILKRNDHEFFLNFGISLPTGSIDERDWMPMMGNQKVPYNMQPGTGTINYLPGIAYSGKSNRFSWGLGGNANLRSSKNQNQYRFGNIYELSSWIAYSIFSWTSVSIRVQAVYWDNIKGQDGSLDPKMDPQNDPNRQGGNRTDALVGMNFLLDEKIRFGFELGKPFHQHLNGPQLAMQTMFNVFVRYDL from the coding sequence ATGAAGTATCACGTTTTCATTTTTTCTTTTTTAATTATATTTTCTTTTCATAATATTTTCTCGGGCGAGATCGATGTACCTAAGCCTGTAGAAGAAACGGATCCTCACGCTCATCACCGTAATGGATCTAAAGAACAAGGCCATCACCACGGATCGAGGGCAGATCAGATCGCACCTGCAGGTCTAATGTTCCCTCATGTTCATAACAAAGGTTCTTGGGTTTTGGATTTTCGCTATATGGGAATGCAGATGTCGGGACTGCTGAACGGAAGCAGATCCATGGGGACTTATGAAACTCTTTGGTTCCCTCAATTCGATCCGAGCGTTTCTATGCCGAGCGGGAGCCTGCTGACGGGAGGACCGAGCATTCCTCAAACATCCGTTAACGGATATCGTTATATGTCGGTTCCTAAATCCATGTTAATGGAATCTTATATGACGAGTGCGATGTACGGTATTTCGGACGATACGATGATCATGTTCATGGTCCCGGTAATAAAAAACCAAATGATGATGGAAACTAGTAATTTCGATTCTTCTGCTATGAAGTCGGGAGGAGTGGGAGATATTTCTTTTTCCGCGGCACACCGTATACTCAAACGGAATGATCACGAATTCTTTCTGAATTTTGGGATCTCTCTTCCCACCGGTTCCATTGATGAACGAGATTGGATGCCTATGATGGGAAATCAAAAAGTTCCCTATAATATGCAGCCGGGAACCGGAACGATCAATTATTTACCCGGGATAGCTTATTCCGGAAAATCGAATCGATTCTCTTGGGGACTAGGAGGGAACGCAAATCTGCGCAGCTCGAAAAATCAGAACCAATATCGTTTCGGGAATATATATGAACTGAGTTCATGGATCGCTTATTCTATATTTTCTTGGACAAGCGTATCTATCAGAGTACAAGCGGTTTATTGGGATAATATCAAAGGGCAAGACGGTTCTTTGGACCCTAAGATGGATCCTCAAAACGATCCGAATCGACAAGGAGGAAATCGCACGGACGCATTAGTCGGGATGAATTTCCTTTTAGATGAAAAAATTAGATTCGGTTTCGAACTTGGCAAACCTTTCCACCAACATTTGAACGGACCTCAACTTGCAATGCAGACAATGTTCAATGTATTCGTTCGTTACGATCTTTAA
- a CDS encoding LIC_11090 family protein, with the protein MKTITAYSLILIFFPRLLVPAEGSIFEKLFLGNLICHCNHNSDKETHTSKEDDFFRTKIDLTKSSDPEKQDRINCHSDPKSTVHECRCKKENSDRIYSQIRVFSYYVIIPRIYIIPVLGPSFEMKDLYSAELSKAHNRKFKRPPKHLSLA; encoded by the coding sequence ATGAAAACGATTACAGCCTATTCCTTAATTTTGATCTTTTTTCCACGCCTGCTTGTTCCTGCGGAAGGCAGCATATTTGAAAAATTATTTTTAGGAAATTTGATCTGTCACTGTAATCATAATTCCGATAAAGAAACACATACAAGCAAAGAGGACGATTTTTTCCGTACTAAGATTGATCTTACTAAATCTTCCGATCCCGAAAAACAGGATCGTATAAACTGCCATTCCGATCCGAAATCAACCGTTCATGAATGTAGATGCAAAAAAGAGAATTCGGATCGGATATACTCTCAAATCAGGGTTTTTTCCTATTATGTAATCATACCTAGGATTTATATTATTCCAGTTCTCGGACCCTCCTTCGAAATGAAGGATCTATACTCCGCAGAATTGTCCAAAGCCCATAACCGAAAATTCAAACGCCCGCCCAAACATCTTTCCTTAGCCTAA